A single Apostichopus japonicus isolate 1M-3 chromosome 11, ASM3797524v1, whole genome shotgun sequence DNA region contains:
- the LOC139975743 gene encoding uncharacterized protein isoform X5 has protein sequence MAGNDVQDQENTALASESLLQDLAGKLVGWKFLGRQLGLTEANLDDIEQDNRESKEKKYQTLLQWKRTSAQRPTIGCLANALKKMVRWRLLKTATRLFKPEHQVERAYSLHAYVE, from the exons ATGGCAGGTAATGATGTGCAAGACCAAGAAAATACTGCACTAGCTTCTGAATCCTTACTTCAG gATTTGGCAGGAAAGCTTGTGGGGTGGAAATTCCTTGGAAGACAACTAGGACTGACTGAAGCAAACCTTGATGACATTGAACAAGATAACAGAGagagcaaagaaaagaaatatcagACACTGCTACAATGGAAGCGGACATCTGCGCAACGACCGACCATTGGCTGTTTAGCCAACGCTCTAAAGAAG atgGTCCGGTGGAGACTTCTGAAGACTGCTACGAGATTGTTCAAGCCAGAGCACCAAGTAGAG
- the LOC139975743 gene encoding uncharacterized protein isoform X4, with product MAGNDVQDQENTALASESLLQDLAGKLVGWKFLGRQLGLTEANLDDIEQDNRESKEKKYQTLLQWKRTSAQRPTIGCLANALKKMVRWRLLKTATRLFKPEHQVEQRAYSLHAYVE from the exons ATGGCAGGTAATGATGTGCAAGACCAAGAAAATACTGCACTAGCTTCTGAATCCTTACTTCAG gATTTGGCAGGAAAGCTTGTGGGGTGGAAATTCCTTGGAAGACAACTAGGACTGACTGAAGCAAACCTTGATGACATTGAACAAGATAACAGAGagagcaaagaaaagaaatatcagACACTGCTACAATGGAAGCGGACATCTGCGCAACGACCGACCATTGGCTGTTTAGCCAACGCTCTAAAGAAG atgGTCCGGTGGAGACTTCTGAAGACTGCTACGAGATTGTTCAAGCCAGAGCACCAAGTAGAG